The genomic stretch TAACCTGGAAGGCTATGTGGTGGAGGTCAGGGAAGCGGGGCTTGTTCGTGCCCACCAATAACAGGATGCCGGAAAAGGCTTTCCTGGCCTTCTTCAACGCCGGCCGCTGCCTGCGCGGTTTGCGGCGGCCTTATGTGTGCAGTGACTGGTCGTCGTTGAACATGAATCCGTACACCGCACACAGCTTGTTGAAAAACCCTGTTTTTCAACAGCGTGCCCGATGAAGCCGTGCAGGGTGCGCGCCCGGCGCTGAAACGAAGCACCGGCGTGCCGGGCCTACGCCAGCAACGGCCTGCCGCTTGTTCTTTGCGCGCCAGGGTGGGCCTGCCGGCCCGGCCGCCTTCGCCAGCTTTGCATGGCCCTTGGTGTGGAGTTTCCCTGCTCAGGTTTTTGACTGCCGCGCTTCGCCATGGGGCAAGTGCACCGCTTCCACCACCCCGGCATCGGGGTCGTTGAACACATCCATATCAATAGTTTTTTCACTGCGCGCCACGATAGTGGTGATGGCGGCATCCCCCGTCACATTCACGGCGGTGCGCATCATGTCCAGCAGGCGGTCCACCCCCATGATGAGGGCGATGCCTTCCACGGGCAGGCCCACCTGGTTTAAGACCATGGCCAGCATGATCAGGCCCACGCCCGGCACGCCCGCGGTGCCGATGGAGGCGAGCACGGCCATGCCGATGACGGTGAGATAGCCGCCCAGTCCCAGGTCAATGCCGTATACATTGGCGATGAAGACGGTGGCCACCCCTTGCATGATGGCGGTGCCGTCCATATTGATGGTGGCGCCGAAGGGTACGATGAAGGACGCGGTGGAATTGTCCACGCCCATGCGTTTTTCTGTGGTGCGCAAGGTGACGGGGATGGTGGCGTTGGAGCTGGAGGTGCTGAAGGCGAAAATCTGCGCGGCGCGGACTTTGCGCAGAAACATCAGCGGGCTGACCCGGCCGAGAAATTTAAGCAACAGCATCAGCGTGCCCGCGGCGTGCAGCAGCAGCACGATGGCGACGACTCCAAAGTAGCTGATCATGGGCAAAATCAAGCCCAGGCCCTGCAGGGCAAAGGTTTTCGCCATAAGGGCGAAGACACCGTAGGGGGCGATGTGCATGACCACGGTGACCACCTGCATCATCACCAGGTTGAGCCTTTCCGCGGCATCGGCAATGGGCCGGGCCGCTTCGCCCGCCATAAGTATGCAAATGCCGAACAGAATCACGAAGAAGATGATTTGCAGCATATTGCCTTCGGCGAAGGCACTGACGGGGTTGCTGGGCACCAAGTTGATGAACACTTCCGTCAAGGGCGGTGCCGGCGGGGCGGTGAACTGCGTTGTGTCCTCGGCCAGCTCGAAGCCTTCGCCGGGGCCGACCAGGGCTGCTGCCGATATGGCCAGAGTGATGGCCAGTGCCGTGGTCAGGATGAACAACAAAAACGATTTCAGACCCACCCGGCCGAGCTTGCTCACATCGCCCAGTCCGCACACGCCGCAAATCAGGGAGAACGTGACCAAAGGGACCACCAGCATTTTCAGCATGTTGATGAATATGGCGCCGGCGACGTGAAACAGGC from Gammaproteobacteria bacterium encodes the following:
- a CDS encoding dicarboxylate/amino acid:cation symporter, whose translation is MKNKMTMTTKILVWMVAGLVVGSLINATAGQVAFVQDYLVNGLFHVAGAIFINMLKMLVVPLVTFSLICGVCGLGDVSKLGRVGLKSFLLFILTTALAITLAISAAALVGPGEGFELAEDTTQFTAPPAPPLTEVFINLVPSNPVSAFAEGNMLQIIFFVILFGICILMAGEAARPIADAAERLNLVMMQVVTVVMHIAPYGVFALMAKTFALQGLGLILPMISYFGVVAIVLLLHAAGTLMLLLKFLGRVSPLMFLRKVRAAQIFAFSTSSSNATIPVTLRTTEKRMGVDNSTASFIVPFGATINMDGTAIMQGVATVFIANVYGIDLGLGGYLTVIGMAVLASIGTAGVPGVGLIMLAMVLNQVGLPVEGIALIMGVDRLLDMMRTAVNVTGDAAITTIVARSEKTIDMDVFNDPDAGVVEAVHLPHGEARQSKT